One Cryobacterium roopkundense genomic region harbors:
- a CDS encoding type I restriction endonuclease subunit R — translation MTIRTPMNEPPRGLSEAAWEALALDQLGEPLGWKPVAGATIAPGTGERESWSELLIRPRLLEALRTLNPTVPVEYLRQALAELTSPKSMDAVTENERIHNFLVRGFPFSYLDANGAEVNPSIRLISTDPDQNDWLAVNQVTLIQGDVTRRFDLVLYCNGMPVSIIELKKAGSERATVASAYAQLQTYLREFPMAFRFCVFTLASDGQSAAYGTPFTPLNHFSPWNVDDDGKPVPAGATTVDGDAVTGLDTALAGLYNQERFLQLLTSFTAFDEGDDGLTKRIAKPHQYFAVTKAVGSTVQAVASNGKAGVVWHTQGSGKSMEMELYTNLVARNPKLKNPTVVVITDRNELDGQLFSSFDRSLLLPSKPQQIKRRAELRAELSNRTTGGIYFTTLQKFGISKAEKDAGAEHPLLSDRRNIIVIVDEAHRSHYDDLDGYARHLRDALPHATLIAFTGTPISFDDRNTQDVFGDYIDVYDLTRAVDDGATVPVYFEPRLIKVSLAANVTEETLDEAADEATQGLDETERARIEQSVAVVNAVYGAPERIDALAADLVEHWENRRSRMIKFIEKPGKALIVGGTREICANLYAAIVALRPEWHSGALDKGVIKVVYSGDATDQPPVGLHVRRTSQNDAIKARLKNVDDELEIVIVKDMMLTGYDSPPLHTLYLDRPLKGALLMQTLARVNRTFRGKEDGLLVAYAPLAENLAKALAEYTADDQKGKPLGRNIDEVIALTETLVETLRGLVAGYDWKVVLNKGGPKAYLNAVTGATNYLRAPTTPGNKMVEGEETIASKYRRYSGQLSRAWALCSGSQNLAELRPEVQIYEEIRVWMAKADALDRQARGEPIPEEIQRLLGELIASATSSGEVLDIYEAAGMPKPSLSDLTPEFVAKTQAARNPHLAIEALRKLLTEEATASTRNNMVRQRAFSERVTELMNKYTNQQLTSAEVIAALVDMAREVAAEGNRGLQFTPALNSDELAFFDAVSQNNSAVDVQGTGKLAEIARGLVEVMRRDVRTDWTVRDDVRAKLRSSIKRLLVLHGYPPDKQPEAIKLVMEQMESMAPRFAEARAV, via the coding sequence ATGACGATCAGGACACCGATGAACGAGCCACCAAGGGGCCTGTCCGAGGCGGCCTGGGAGGCGCTTGCGCTGGACCAGCTGGGGGAGCCGCTGGGTTGGAAGCCCGTGGCCGGTGCGACCATCGCCCCGGGTACGGGGGAGCGCGAGTCGTGGAGTGAACTGCTCATTCGTCCGCGGCTGCTGGAGGCGCTGCGCACGCTGAACCCGACCGTTCCGGTGGAGTACCTGCGGCAGGCCCTCGCCGAACTCACGTCGCCGAAGTCGATGGACGCGGTCACCGAGAACGAGCGCATCCACAACTTCCTGGTGCGTGGGTTCCCGTTCAGCTATCTCGATGCGAACGGGGCCGAGGTGAATCCCAGCATCCGCTTGATCAGCACCGACCCCGACCAGAACGACTGGCTGGCAGTGAACCAGGTCACGCTCATTCAGGGCGACGTGACGCGGCGCTTCGACCTGGTGCTGTACTGCAACGGCATGCCGGTGAGCATCATCGAGCTGAAAAAAGCCGGCAGCGAACGGGCCACTGTCGCATCCGCGTACGCCCAGCTGCAGACCTACCTGCGCGAGTTTCCGATGGCGTTTCGGTTCTGCGTGTTCACCCTCGCCTCCGACGGGCAATCCGCCGCATACGGCACGCCGTTCACCCCGCTCAACCACTTCTCGCCGTGGAACGTGGACGACGACGGCAAACCGGTTCCCGCCGGTGCCACCACGGTCGACGGCGACGCGGTCACCGGCCTCGACACCGCGCTGGCCGGCCTCTACAACCAGGAGCGGTTTCTGCAGCTGCTCACGTCGTTCACCGCGTTCGACGAGGGCGACGACGGCCTCACCAAGCGCATCGCCAAGCCGCACCAGTACTTCGCGGTCACCAAGGCGGTCGGCAGCACGGTGCAGGCCGTGGCGAGCAACGGCAAGGCCGGCGTGGTGTGGCACACGCAGGGCTCGGGCAAGAGCATGGAGATGGAGCTGTACACCAACCTGGTGGCGCGGAATCCGAAGCTGAAGAACCCCACCGTTGTCGTGATCACCGACCGCAATGAGCTCGACGGCCAGCTGTTCAGCTCGTTCGATCGCAGCCTGCTGTTGCCGAGCAAGCCGCAGCAGATCAAGCGCCGCGCCGAACTGCGCGCGGAACTGAGCAATCGCACCACGGGTGGAATCTACTTCACGACGCTGCAGAAGTTTGGAATCAGCAAGGCCGAGAAGGATGCCGGGGCGGAGCATCCGCTTCTGTCGGATCGGCGCAACATCATCGTGATCGTGGATGAGGCGCACCGCAGCCACTACGACGACCTCGACGGCTACGCCCGCCACCTGCGCGACGCCCTGCCGCACGCGACGCTGATCGCGTTCACCGGCACGCCCATCTCGTTTGATGACCGCAACACGCAAGACGTGTTCGGCGACTACATCGACGTGTATGACCTCACCCGTGCGGTCGACGACGGCGCCACAGTGCCGGTGTATTTCGAGCCGCGGCTTATCAAGGTGTCGCTGGCAGCGAATGTGACGGAGGAGACCCTCGACGAAGCGGCCGACGAGGCCACCCAGGGCCTCGATGAGACCGAACGCGCGCGCATCGAGCAGAGCGTGGCTGTGGTGAACGCGGTCTATGGCGCGCCAGAGCGCATCGACGCGCTGGCGGCGGACCTGGTGGAGCATTGGGAGAACCGGCGCAGCCGCATGATCAAGTTCATCGAAAAGCCGGGAAAGGCCCTGATCGTGGGTGGTACGCGGGAGATCTGCGCGAACCTCTATGCGGCGATCGTGGCGCTGCGACCGGAGTGGCATTCCGGCGCGCTCGACAAGGGTGTCATCAAGGTGGTGTATTCCGGTGACGCGACGGACCAGCCGCCGGTGGGGTTGCACGTGCGGCGCACGTCGCAGAATGATGCGATCAAGGCACGGTTGAAGAACGTGGATGACGAGCTCGAAATCGTGATCGTGAAAGACATGATGCTCACCGGCTACGACTCGCCGCCCCTGCACACCCTGTACCTCGACCGGCCGCTCAAGGGCGCGCTGCTGATGCAGACGCTCGCGCGGGTGAACCGCACGTTCCGCGGCAAGGAAGACGGCTTGCTGGTGGCTTACGCGCCGCTGGCCGAGAACCTGGCGAAGGCGCTGGCGGAGTACACCGCCGATGACCAGAAGGGCAAGCCGCTCGGCCGCAACATCGACGAGGTGATCGCGCTTACGGAGACCCTGGTTGAAACCCTGCGCGGGCTCGTGGCCGGGTACGACTGGAAAGTTGTCCTGAACAAGGGCGGGCCGAAGGCCTACCTGAACGCCGTCACCGGAGCCACGAACTACCTGCGCGCACCGACGACGCCGGGCAACAAGATGGTTGAGGGCGAAGAGACGATCGCGTCGAAGTACCGCCGGTATTCCGGACAGCTGTCCCGGGCGTGGGCGCTGTGCTCGGGGTCTCAGAACCTGGCCGAGCTGCGCCCCGAGGTGCAGATCTATGAGGAGATCCGTGTGTGGATGGCCAAAGCGGATGCCCTTGACCGGCAGGCGCGCGGCGAACCGATCCCCGAGGAGATCCAGCGGCTGCTGGGGGAGCTGATTGCGTCGGCCACGTCGTCCGGTGAGGTGCTCGACATCTACGAGGCGGCCGGCATGCCGAAGCCGTCGCTCAGCGACCTGACGCCGGAGTTCGTGGCGAAGACGCAGGCGGCGCGCAATCCGCACCTGGCGATTGAGGCGTTGCGCAAGCTGCTCACCGAGGAAGCGACGGCATCCACTCGCAACAACATGGTGCGGCAGCGGGCGTTCTCCGAGCGCGTCACGGAGCTGATGAACAAGTACACCAACCAGCAGCTGACCTCGGCGGAGGTGATTGCCGCCCTGGTGGACATGGCGCGCGAGGTGGCCGCAGAAGGCAACCGCGGCTTGCAGTTCACTCCGGCACTGAACAGCGACGAGCTGGCGTTCTTCGACGCGGTATCGCAAAACAACTCGGCGGTCGATGTGCAGGGCACCGGGAAGCTGGCGGAAATCGCGCGTGGGCTCGTGGAGGTAATGCGGCGCGACGTGCGCACCGACTGGACGGTGCGGGATGACGTGCGGGCGAAGCTGCGTTCATCGATCAAACGGCTGCTCGTGCTTCACGGCTACCCGCCGGACAAGCAGCCCGAGGCGATCAAGCTCGTGATGGAGCAGATGGAGTCCATGGCCCCGCGCTTTGCGGAGGCGCGGGCGGTGTGA
- a CDS encoding DUF262 domain-containing protein, with protein MLTQVTSPQQVFFSPQRLVVPLFQRPYVWSREVQWEPLWNDVTRLIEVIEGGDGDATHFLGAVVLQAQATALGELPQYTVIDGQQRLTTRQILLDALHGQLEQRGLTHLAGQVLTLVENPDSFRLHPDDRFKVWPTNRDRAAFSAAMSAVAPIDHSSLPAGKLVNAHQYFFEAIGEWLDLDPSGAERRAGLLVPAITTRLQIVTIQLLSNEDAQEIFETLNARGTPLTAADLIKNYLFQRLEKDALATESAYQDYWSDSETPFWEAEVTTGRIKYARSSLFLTQWLTAKTLKEIPAREVFMQFKRYAGGSGTDVLTLLRTLRSAADRYRAFTEGAAIRDGVLSRLNLFVYRTSNLDSEITKPLLIWLGEPEQAALEMSERERLLDTLESWFVRRALVRAQSQGTNRLMLDLLIHLTKRSPGTAVDDAARTFLAARTSSFGYWPDDAELRRELIDLQAYKKLRKGRLRMVLEAIEDQRRGFPGGHSFSVSPVSRGVCTIEHIMPQEWRSNWNDAPTLEAEDGRDSLIQTLGNLTLVTQSLNARLSNAAWTAPNGKRAALIRHDTLLLTRDVVHSDCWSEAEIVSRTDDLLEAIAEIWPVPAGHRGISEVAVDRAQYRTEVVDIMRAGLVNPGATLYAKPAAHRGEVATVNQDGSLLLNGALYATLSGAAR; from the coding sequence ATGCTCACACAGGTCACGTCTCCACAGCAGGTCTTCTTTTCACCACAGCGTTTGGTCGTTCCGCTGTTCCAGCGACCGTATGTGTGGTCGAGGGAGGTGCAGTGGGAACCATTGTGGAATGACGTGACTCGCCTCATCGAGGTGATCGAGGGCGGTGACGGAGACGCAACCCACTTTTTGGGGGCAGTCGTTCTACAAGCCCAAGCAACGGCACTCGGAGAGCTTCCTCAATACACGGTTATCGACGGGCAGCAGCGTCTGACGACCCGGCAAATCTTGCTGGACGCGCTCCACGGTCAGCTGGAGCAGCGAGGGCTCACGCACCTGGCCGGCCAGGTGCTCACTCTGGTCGAGAACCCCGACTCGTTTCGACTGCACCCTGACGATCGTTTCAAAGTGTGGCCGACAAACCGTGACCGAGCGGCATTCTCGGCGGCGATGTCGGCAGTCGCGCCGATAGATCACTCGTCGTTGCCCGCCGGCAAATTAGTGAACGCTCACCAGTATTTCTTTGAAGCTATCGGCGAATGGCTGGACTTGGACCCATCGGGCGCCGAACGGCGGGCAGGCCTGCTCGTTCCAGCCATCACCACTCGGCTTCAGATCGTGACGATCCAGCTGCTCTCGAACGAAGATGCCCAGGAAATCTTCGAAACCTTGAACGCTCGTGGTACTCCGTTGACGGCCGCTGACCTCATCAAGAACTATCTTTTCCAAAGGCTGGAGAAGGACGCGCTCGCGACTGAAAGCGCCTACCAAGACTATTGGTCTGACTCGGAGACACCCTTTTGGGAGGCCGAGGTCACGACTGGTCGCATCAAGTACGCCAGAAGCTCCCTGTTTCTCACGCAGTGGCTGACCGCCAAGACGTTGAAGGAAATACCCGCGCGTGAGGTCTTCATGCAGTTCAAACGATATGCCGGGGGCTCCGGGACGGATGTCCTGACCCTCCTGCGAACTCTGCGGTCCGCCGCCGATCGATACCGGGCTTTCACAGAGGGAGCTGCGATTCGGGACGGTGTACTCAGCCGGCTGAACCTCTTTGTATATCGCACGAGCAATCTCGACTCAGAAATCACTAAACCTCTTCTCATCTGGCTGGGGGAGCCAGAGCAGGCCGCTCTTGAGATGTCCGAGCGCGAACGCCTCTTGGACACTTTGGAAAGTTGGTTTGTCAGGCGTGCACTCGTTCGAGCGCAGTCGCAAGGGACAAACAGGTTGATGTTGGACCTGCTCATTCACCTGACGAAGCGCTCACCGGGAACTGCTGTGGACGACGCTGCGCGAACGTTTCTCGCCGCCCGGACCTCGAGCTTTGGTTATTGGCCCGATGATGCCGAGCTCCGACGAGAGCTCATTGATTTGCAGGCCTATAAGAAGCTGCGAAAAGGACGACTGCGGATGGTCCTTGAAGCGATTGAAGACCAGCGCCGAGGCTTCCCCGGCGGGCATTCCTTCTCTGTTTCTCCTGTCTCCCGAGGGGTGTGCACGATTGAGCACATCATGCCGCAGGAATGGCGCAGCAACTGGAACGATGCGCCCACCCTGGAAGCTGAGGACGGGCGCGACAGCCTGATCCAGACGCTCGGTAACCTCACGTTGGTGACGCAGAGTTTGAATGCTCGCCTGTCTAACGCCGCCTGGACTGCGCCAAACGGGAAGCGTGCCGCTTTGATCAGGCACGACACCCTCTTGCTCACACGCGACGTCGTTCATTCTGATTGCTGGTCCGAGGCCGAAATCGTTTCTCGCACAGACGACCTTCTCGAGGCTATTGCTGAGATTTGGCCCGTGCCCGCGGGGCACCGGGGAATAAGCGAGGTCGCCGTTGATCGAGCGCAATATCGCACGGAGGTTGTCGACATCATGCGTGCGGGTCTAGTGAATCCCGGGGCAACTCTTTACGCCAAGCCCGCCGCTCACCGGGGCGAAGTAGCAACCGTCAACCAAGACGGAAGCCTCCTTTTGAACGGTGCGTTGTATGCCACGTTGAGTGGTGCGGCGCGGTAG
- a CDS encoding single-stranded DNA-binding protein produces the protein MPLHTQQSLSGFIASEPQQSVTENGETRFYVRVGQPHFRREDNGSFTVLEPSFHDLVAYRATADRALTRFAKGDSFVAEGYVRSFEFERDDEIIPREEFVAKKIGHDLARTNYDVDRTRRSTPGAEREVSAAQQIISQEATPVRTGSAVLGF, from the coding sequence ATGCCACTTCACACGCAGCAATCACTGTCAGGTTTCATCGCCTCGGAGCCACAGCAATCAGTCACCGAGAACGGCGAAACCCGTTTCTACGTCCGCGTCGGGCAGCCGCACTTCCGTCGCGAAGACAACGGCAGCTTCACCGTGCTCGAGCCGAGCTTCCACGACCTCGTTGCCTACCGCGCCACCGCCGACCGGGCACTCACGCGGTTCGCCAAGGGCGACAGCTTCGTCGCCGAAGGCTACGTGCGCAGCTTCGAGTTCGAGCGCGACGACGAGATCATCCCGCGGGAGGAGTTCGTCGCGAAGAAGATCGGCCACGACCTCGCCCGCACGAACTACGATGTCGACCGAACCCGCCGCTCAACTCCGGGTGCCGAGCGGGAGGTATCCGCTGCACAGCAGATCATTTCCCAAGAGGCAACGCCCGTTCGCACCGGCTCAGCCGTACTCGGGTTCTGA
- a CDS encoding GNAT family N-acetyltransferase produces the protein MESFWNGTVGNVVVGLIGAAIVAALTYGLTRIRDAVIDRQFPVAGMYRSTFEDTVDGVAVHTKAIATLKQRGRKVWGPTTVINGERTWILDGRIAAGGRIHGRYTADGPHDEGLGGFFLELLSDGHLEGMWTGYDTENKLVSAGRYSFWPMMAMPIRRMATTDLDGTLSVLGNALGSRYVSRAELATYVGRNDRIAFVATGKDDQVYGAATSDLPAGASSVLELLPTDAQTRVLALIPELEFNRTGLLRSVAVSPKARGNSVGTSLVRASVEALWDMGATSILSIGWTDIDGCHIQGPLEAMGFAVQGDLEDFWGADSISKNYQCPTCGQPCSCTARIFLLSRV, from the coding sequence ATGGAATCTTTTTGGAATGGTACTGTCGGCAATGTTGTCGTCGGCCTTATTGGCGCAGCAATTGTTGCCGCATTGACATATGGCTTAACGAGGATCCGAGACGCCGTAATCGACCGCCAATTCCCGGTCGCTGGTATGTACCGAAGCACTTTCGAAGACACTGTTGATGGCGTTGCCGTCCACACGAAGGCGATAGCAACGCTCAAGCAGCGGGGGCGCAAGGTTTGGGGCCCAACTACTGTCATCAACGGCGAGAGGACGTGGATTCTCGACGGTCGCATTGCAGCTGGCGGTCGGATCCATGGGCGGTACACCGCGGATGGTCCCCACGACGAAGGATTAGGTGGATTTTTTCTTGAACTATTATCTGACGGGCATCTGGAAGGGATGTGGACTGGGTATGACACGGAGAATAAACTCGTGAGCGCAGGCCGCTACAGCTTCTGGCCAATGATGGCGATGCCCATAAGACGCATGGCGACTACAGATTTGGACGGCACGCTCAGCGTTCTGGGAAACGCGCTTGGATCCCGATACGTCTCCCGCGCCGAACTTGCCACCTATGTCGGGCGAAATGACAGAATTGCGTTCGTGGCTACGGGGAAGGATGACCAAGTCTATGGAGCCGCAACCTCCGACCTGCCTGCAGGCGCCAGCAGCGTCCTAGAGCTCTTGCCAACAGACGCACAGACTCGTGTTCTTGCCCTTATTCCTGAACTTGAATTCAACAGGACCGGTTTGTTGCGCTCCGTCGCTGTGTCCCCGAAAGCACGCGGCAACAGCGTGGGAACAAGCCTGGTGCGAGCTTCCGTGGAAGCGCTCTGGGATATGGGGGCGACGAGTATCCTTTCCATCGGTTGGACAGACATAGATGGATGTCACATTCAGGGTCCACTCGAAGCGATGGGTTTCGCCGTGCAGGGTGACCTTGAGGATTTCTGGGGCGCTGATTCCATCAGCAAGAACTACCAATGCCCAACATGCGGGCAGCCCTGTTCGTGCACGGCACGTATTTTCCTGCTGTCTAGGGTTTAG
- a CDS encoding type IV secretory system conjugative DNA transfer family protein, which yields MTTPRPHAALGDEFANLGIALLITTAGFALLLRAAGAVAAWVTSARQPAGGPATGLAVLLDPGHPSAALQAPGLNPIAYWLTTSVMLGLTVAATLWLWRMFRGVGRAAKADPHRILGIATSAEVTRAASHSALMKRAAHLRPSLTNAGPSDVGYRIGRSRNTTVWASVEDSILVIGPPRSGKGAHIVINAILDAPGPVVTTSTRPDNLTTTLRARQRMGPVAVFDPQRLAAGVPVGLRWSPIRGCEDPLTAMIRASGLAAGTGLAAGGVDGGGFWEAKTRTALQCLLHAAALDGCQPAELFRWTLDPAAAHDAVSILMSTPAAATGWGDSLQALLEADPRTRDSIWQGVSLSLGALADPRVLDAVSPSEGEGFDPEGFLRSSGTLYLLATGAGSNNSAALVSAFVEDLVETARRLAARSAGARLDPPLLLALDEIGNLAPLPSLPNLMAEGGGTGITTMPVLQSLSQARTKWSDNAAGTIWDSSIVKIVLGGGSNSKDLHDLSTLIGDRDESTDSTTIGDRGSRSAQRSIRRVPILPPDTIRTLPFGTGLIMLRAAPPIIATLHMWTARPDAKALRANREEIEGLMREPAHDEPLQQAVNPPQLPHDSAVE from the coding sequence ATGACCACTCCGCGACCGCACGCTGCGCTCGGCGACGAGTTCGCCAACCTCGGCATCGCGCTACTAATCACCACAGCCGGGTTCGCGCTCCTGCTCCGCGCCGCAGGTGCCGTAGCGGCCTGGGTCACAAGCGCCAGGCAACCAGCGGGCGGCCCTGCGACCGGGCTCGCCGTGCTGCTCGACCCGGGGCATCCGTCGGCAGCCCTGCAAGCACCTGGCTTGAACCCCATCGCATACTGGCTGACGACGAGCGTGATGCTTGGCTTGACTGTGGCTGCGACACTCTGGTTGTGGAGGATGTTCAGGGGCGTGGGCCGCGCGGCCAAGGCTGATCCGCACCGGATCCTCGGCATCGCGACCAGTGCCGAAGTGACGCGGGCCGCATCCCACTCGGCCCTCATGAAGCGCGCGGCGCACCTTCGCCCTTCCCTCACGAACGCCGGCCCCAGCGACGTCGGCTATCGAATCGGCCGATCCCGCAACACCACCGTCTGGGCAAGCGTCGAGGACTCCATCCTGGTCATCGGCCCGCCGCGCTCCGGCAAAGGAGCGCATATCGTGATCAACGCCATCCTCGACGCCCCGGGCCCGGTGGTGACCACGTCGACCCGCCCCGATAACCTCACGACAACGCTTCGCGCACGGCAGCGGATGGGCCCCGTCGCGGTCTTCGACCCGCAACGGCTGGCAGCGGGCGTGCCGGTGGGTCTCCGGTGGTCGCCGATCCGCGGCTGCGAAGACCCGCTCACGGCGATGATCCGCGCGTCCGGGCTCGCAGCCGGAACCGGACTGGCCGCCGGCGGCGTCGACGGAGGCGGCTTCTGGGAAGCCAAGACCCGCACTGCCCTGCAATGCCTGCTGCACGCCGCAGCCCTCGACGGCTGCCAACCTGCCGAGCTGTTTCGCTGGACCCTCGACCCTGCCGCCGCCCACGACGCCGTCTCCATCTTGATGAGTACCCCGGCCGCGGCCACCGGATGGGGCGACTCCCTCCAGGCCCTGCTCGAGGCCGACCCGCGCACGCGTGACTCCATCTGGCAGGGCGTCTCACTTTCGTTGGGTGCGCTGGCTGACCCTCGAGTGCTGGACGCCGTCTCACCCAGCGAAGGCGAGGGGTTCGACCCTGAAGGGTTCCTGCGCAGCAGCGGCACGCTGTATCTTCTGGCCACCGGCGCCGGATCGAACAACTCTGCCGCACTCGTGTCGGCGTTCGTCGAGGACCTCGTCGAGACCGCTCGCCGCCTTGCAGCGCGCAGCGCCGGTGCGCGACTTGACCCGCCGCTGCTCCTCGCGCTCGATGAGATCGGCAACCTGGCACCTCTCCCCTCCCTCCCCAACCTGATGGCTGAGGGCGGCGGCACCGGCATCACGACCATGCCGGTGCTGCAGTCCCTCTCGCAGGCACGCACGAAGTGGAGCGACAACGCAGCTGGCACCATTTGGGATTCATCCATCGTCAAGATCGTGCTCGGCGGAGGATCCAACTCAAAAGACCTCCACGACCTTTCGACCCTGATCGGCGACCGCGACGAATCAACCGACTCCACGACCATCGGCGATCGCGGTTCCCGGTCAGCGCAACGCTCGATCCGCCGTGTCCCGATTCTGCCGCCCGACACCATCCGCACTCTCCCGTTCGGCACCGGACTGATCATGCTCCGCGCGGCCCCACCCATCATCGCGACCCTGCACATGTGGACCGCCCGCCCCGATGCCAAAGCCCTGCGCGCCAACCGGGAGGAGATCGAAGGGCTGATGCGCGAACCGGCTCACGACGAACCGCTGCAACAGGCGGTCAATCCACCGCAGCTTCCCCACGATTCAGCAGTCGAGTAG
- the dprA gene encoding DNA-processing protein DprA: protein MAETVLEDEREARMMLAALSEPGDVITGTLIARLGAAETVQLITSGVRLPNGIDPAEGELWRRRLAPRINPGQVDRIRADMERHDLRLLTPEDLDWPGELQQLSTSAPIALWLKGDPSQLSAPLPARVTIVGAHAATAYGSQVATELSSDLASQGRSIVSGGAYGIDESAHRAASVSYPGSTIAVLAGGLDRLFPTGHEQLFERIEQSGGLLISELPPGSAPTRWRFLQRNRILAALSGATVVVEAGHRSGSLNVAAQAHALGRPVGAVPGPVTSPASAGCHRLIQEGVASLVIDAQDVTDLLDSTVGFSGDRTFAYSPTRRFTRTGPHLTF from the coding sequence ATGGCCGAGACAGTTCTGGAAGATGAACGAGAAGCGAGGATGATGCTCGCGGCGCTGTCCGAGCCCGGCGACGTCATCACCGGAACTTTGATCGCCCGACTCGGCGCAGCGGAGACCGTGCAGCTGATCACCTCGGGCGTTCGACTTCCCAACGGCATCGATCCCGCGGAGGGCGAGCTGTGGCGACGACGACTCGCCCCCCGAATCAACCCCGGCCAAGTCGACCGGATCCGCGCCGATATGGAACGCCACGACCTCCGGCTGCTGACACCAGAGGACCTCGACTGGCCCGGCGAACTGCAACAGCTCAGCACGAGCGCACCGATCGCGCTCTGGCTCAAGGGCGACCCGAGCCAACTCTCTGCGCCTTTGCCGGCCCGAGTCACCATCGTCGGCGCTCACGCCGCCACAGCGTATGGGAGCCAGGTGGCCACCGAACTCTCCTCAGATCTCGCTTCGCAGGGCCGCTCAATCGTCTCCGGCGGTGCTTACGGCATCGACGAATCAGCACACAGGGCGGCCAGCGTGTCCTACCCCGGCTCGACCATCGCCGTTCTGGCCGGCGGGCTCGACCGGCTCTTCCCCACCGGGCACGAACAGCTCTTCGAACGCATCGAACAGAGCGGCGGCCTGCTCATCAGCGAACTACCGCCCGGCTCCGCCCCCACCCGGTGGCGCTTCCTTCAGCGCAACCGGATCCTCGCAGCTCTCTCGGGCGCAACTGTCGTGGTTGAAGCCGGGCATCGATCCGGTTCCCTGAACGTCGCAGCCCAGGCCCACGCCCTGGGACGGCCGGTCGGCGCCGTTCCAGGACCGGTGACGAGCCCCGCCAGCGCCGGTTGCCACCGGCTGATCCAAGAAGGCGTCGCGAGCCTCGTCATCGACGCCCAGGATGTCACGGACCTGCTGGACTCGACGGTGGGCTTCTCCGGAGATCGGACTTTCGCCTACTCCCCCACCAGACGGTTCACCCGAACCGGTCCTCACCTGACCTTCTAA